The following are encoded in a window of Variovorax paradoxus genomic DNA:
- a CDS encoding efflux RND transporter periplasmic adaptor subunit, producing MNRTRTIGAALLAALVLAASAFYLGRRTAQPTDASMAVPTHAPTADGRKVLYWHDPMVPGPRFDKPGKSPFMDMQLVPMYADSATGTANQGSVQVSPTVQQNLGIRLASVRRTQSAASFDAVGTVQFDERRNVAVQTRVAGYVERLSVRAPMERVRKGQALATVFAPEWLGPQNELLALKRSGVAPDLIAAARDRMRALSIPAELIRRSEETGTAQARYVLTAPSDGVVAELGVREGVAVTPGMTLFRIAGLEKVWAVAEIPEARAVRLARGQKVKAILQADAAQSFEGALDEILPEINTSTRTLKARFEVDNRNGKLTPGMLLRLQVTGPASTRLVVPSEAVIRTGKRAVVIVRKADGAFEPRDVSPGADLGDDTEVVSGLNEGDQVVASGQFLIDSEARLRSVLGTMAPSPATTPPAAVLHKAEGRVESVEPDGLTISHGPVATLKWPSMTMGFAKTSPDAFAQIKPGDQIRFEFKEGGPTGYELVSVQRMPQGAKQ from the coding sequence ATGAACCGGACCCGAACGATCGGCGCAGCGCTGCTGGCCGCCTTGGTGCTCGCAGCGAGCGCTTTCTACCTGGGCCGCAGGACGGCACAACCCACGGACGCGTCGATGGCCGTGCCGACCCACGCACCCACGGCCGACGGTCGCAAGGTTCTCTACTGGCACGACCCCATGGTTCCGGGCCCGCGCTTCGACAAGCCCGGCAAGTCGCCCTTCATGGACATGCAACTTGTGCCCATGTACGCAGACAGCGCCACAGGCACGGCCAACCAGGGCAGCGTGCAGGTGAGCCCCACGGTCCAGCAGAACCTCGGCATCCGGCTTGCGAGCGTGCGGCGCACACAAAGCGCCGCGTCCTTCGATGCGGTCGGCACCGTGCAGTTCGACGAGCGGCGCAACGTCGCCGTGCAGACGCGCGTCGCCGGCTACGTCGAGCGCCTGTCGGTCCGCGCGCCCATGGAGCGCGTGCGCAAGGGACAGGCGCTGGCGACGGTCTTCGCGCCGGAGTGGCTCGGGCCGCAGAACGAGCTGCTGGCCCTCAAGCGATCGGGCGTCGCCCCCGATCTCATTGCAGCTGCGCGTGACCGGATGCGGGCCCTGTCGATCCCCGCCGAGCTCATTCGCCGCAGCGAGGAGACCGGCACGGCGCAGGCGCGCTACGTGCTCACTGCGCCGTCCGACGGCGTGGTGGCCGAGCTGGGCGTGCGCGAAGGCGTCGCCGTCACGCCCGGCATGACGCTGTTCCGCATCGCGGGCCTGGAGAAGGTCTGGGCGGTGGCCGAGATTCCGGAAGCGCGGGCCGTGCGTCTCGCGCGCGGCCAGAAGGTCAAGGCGATCCTTCAGGCCGATGCGGCCCAGTCTTTCGAGGGGGCGCTCGACGAGATCCTTCCCGAGATCAACACGTCGACCCGCACCCTGAAGGCCCGTTTCGAGGTCGACAACAGGAACGGCAAGCTCACACCCGGCATGCTGCTGCGCCTGCAGGTGACGGGCCCCGCCAGCACCCGGTTGGTCGTGCCGTCCGAAGCCGTCATCCGCACCGGCAAGCGCGCGGTCGTCATCGTGCGCAAGGCAGACGGCGCGTTCGAGCCGCGCGACGTGTCGCCGGGCGCGGACCTGGGCGACGACACCGAAGTCGTCTCGGGCCTGAATGAAGGCGACCAGGTCGTCGCCAGCGGCCAGTTCCTCATCGACTCGGAAGCCCGGCTGCGTTCGGTGCTGGGCACCATGGCACCTTCGCCGGCAACGACCCCTCCGGCCGCCGTGCTGCACAAGGCCGAAGGGAGGGTCGAAAGCGTGGAGCCAGACGGCCTCACGATCTCGCACGGCCCTGTCGCCACGCTCAAGTGGCCATCCATGACGATGGGCTTCGCCAAGACGTCGCCAGACGCCTTCGCCCAGATCAAGCCCGGTGACCAGATCCGCTTCGAGTTCAAGGAAGGCGGCCCCACGGGCTACGAACTGGTCTCCGTGCAGCGCATGCCACAGGGTGCGAAGCAATGA
- a CDS encoding efflux RND transporter permease subunit, whose product MIAALIRWSVGNRFLVLIATLFLVAAGWWSAARTPLDALPDLSDTQVIIRTPFPGKAPQVVEDLVTYPLTTTMLSVPGAKTVRGYSFFGDSFVYVLFDDKTDPYWARSRVVEYLNQVQSRLPAGANASLGPDATGVGWVYEYALVDRTGTRDIGQLRALNDWFLKFELKTVPDVAEVASIGGMVRQYQVVLDPDRMRALGITQSMVVAALQKANQASGGSVVELAEAEYMVRSRGYLRSLDDFRTIPLALTGATPVLLRDVATVQIGPEMRRGIAELDGEGEVAGGVIVMRSGKNARSTIEAVKAKLETLRPGLPPGVEIVPTYDRALLIDRAVDNLRGKLIEEFIVVALVCAVFLFHLRSALVAVVALPIGVLAAFVVMHWQGVNANIMSLGGIAIAIGAMVDGAIVMVENVHKHIEVFETAQGRQPTVGERWQLVADASVEVGPALFFSLLVITLSFVPVFSLEAQEGRLFSPLAFTKTYAMAAAAGLSVTLIPVLMGYLVRGRIPHEASNPVNRFLMAVYRPALELVLRFPKGTLAVAAVVLALTAVPLMRLGGEFMPPLDEGDLLYMPSALPGLSVSKAAELLQQTDRLIKTVPEVARVFGKAGRADTATDPAPLEMFETTIQFKPKDQWRADMTPDRLVEELDRAVKVPGLTNVWVPPIRNRIDMLATGIKSPVGIKVAGADLGTIDSLTTQIEVAVKNVPGVSSALAERLTGGRYIDVDVDRLAAARYGLSVADVQAVVSTAIGGENVGEVILGRERYPINVRYPREIRDSLERLRQLPFVTDKGAQLLLGDVARIAIEDGPPMLRSENARLSGWVYVDVRGRDLRSAVNDMQAAVEKVVKMPAGYAVSWSGQFEYLERATERLKLVVPATLAVIFVLLYLLFRSFADAALVMAAVPFSLVGGFWLIWALGHSISVATAVGFIALAGVAAEFGVVMLIYLKNALARRLDAGEPMNDDTLLAAIREGAVLRVRPKAMTVAVVMAGLLPILWGSGTGSEVMTRIAAPMVGGMVTAPLLSMLVVPAAWYLLRRRGHAERASALTGTRCGETG is encoded by the coding sequence ATGATCGCCGCCCTCATCCGCTGGTCGGTCGGCAACCGCTTCCTGGTGCTGATCGCGACCCTGTTCCTGGTGGCTGCCGGCTGGTGGTCGGCCGCCCGCACGCCGCTCGATGCGCTGCCCGACCTGTCGGACACGCAGGTCATCATCCGCACGCCTTTCCCTGGCAAGGCACCCCAGGTGGTCGAAGACCTCGTCACCTACCCGCTGACCACCACGATGCTCAGCGTGCCCGGCGCCAAGACCGTGCGCGGCTACTCCTTCTTCGGCGACTCGTTCGTCTACGTGCTGTTCGACGACAAGACCGATCCGTATTGGGCGCGCTCGCGCGTCGTCGAGTACCTGAACCAGGTGCAGAGCAGGTTGCCGGCCGGTGCCAATGCATCACTGGGCCCCGATGCCACGGGCGTGGGCTGGGTCTACGAGTACGCACTGGTCGACCGCACGGGCACGCGCGACATCGGGCAGCTGCGCGCGCTGAACGACTGGTTCCTCAAGTTCGAACTCAAGACGGTGCCCGACGTGGCCGAGGTCGCCAGCATCGGCGGCATGGTGCGCCAGTACCAGGTGGTGCTCGACCCCGACCGCATGCGCGCACTCGGCATCACGCAGTCGATGGTCGTGGCGGCGCTGCAGAAGGCCAACCAGGCCTCGGGCGGCTCGGTCGTGGAACTCGCCGAGGCCGAATACATGGTGCGTTCGCGCGGCTACCTGCGTTCGCTGGACGACTTCCGCACCATCCCGCTGGCCCTGACGGGCGCGACGCCGGTGCTGCTGCGTGACGTGGCGACGGTGCAGATCGGCCCCGAGATGCGCCGCGGCATCGCCGAGCTCGACGGCGAAGGCGAGGTGGCCGGCGGCGTGATCGTCATGCGCTCGGGCAAGAACGCGCGCTCGACCATCGAGGCCGTCAAGGCCAAGCTGGAGACGCTCAGGCCCGGCCTGCCGCCGGGCGTCGAGATCGTGCCCACCTACGACCGCGCGCTGCTGATCGACCGCGCCGTGGACAACCTGCGCGGCAAGCTGATCGAGGAGTTCATCGTCGTCGCGCTCGTCTGCGCGGTCTTCCTGTTCCACCTGCGCTCCGCGCTCGTGGCGGTGGTGGCGTTGCCGATCGGCGTGCTGGCGGCGTTCGTCGTCATGCACTGGCAGGGTGTCAACGCCAACATCATGTCGCTGGGCGGCATCGCGATCGCCATCGGCGCGATGGTGGACGGCGCCATCGTGATGGTCGAGAACGTGCACAAGCACATCGAGGTGTTCGAGACGGCGCAGGGCCGGCAGCCGACAGTGGGGGAACGGTGGCAGCTTGTTGCCGATGCGTCCGTGGAGGTCGGGCCTGCGCTGTTCTTTTCGCTGCTGGTGATCACGCTGTCCTTCGTGCCCGTGTTCTCGCTCGAGGCGCAGGAGGGGCGGCTGTTCTCGCCGCTGGCTTTCACCAAAACCTACGCCATGGCCGCTGCGGCGGGCCTGTCGGTCACGTTGATCCCGGTGCTCATGGGCTACCTGGTGCGCGGACGCATTCCGCACGAGGCGTCCAACCCCGTGAACCGCTTCCTGATGGCGGTGTACCGGCCCGCGCTGGAGCTGGTGCTGCGCTTTCCCAAGGGAACGCTCGCCGTGGCTGCCGTGGTGCTCGCGCTCACGGCCGTTCCGCTGATGCGGCTGGGCGGTGAGTTCATGCCGCCGCTGGACGAAGGCGACCTGCTCTACATGCCCTCGGCACTGCCGGGGCTGTCGGTGTCGAAGGCCGCCGAGCTGTTGCAGCAGACCGACCGCCTGATCAAGACCGTGCCCGAGGTCGCGCGCGTGTTCGGCAAGGCCGGCCGCGCGGACACCGCGACCGACCCGGCGCCGCTCGAGATGTTCGAGACCACCATCCAGTTCAAACCGAAGGATCAATGGCGCGCCGACATGACGCCCGACAGGCTGGTCGAGGAACTGGACCGCGCCGTCAAGGTGCCGGGCCTGACCAACGTGTGGGTGCCGCCCATTCGCAACCGCATCGACATGCTGGCCACGGGCATCAAGAGCCCGGTCGGCATCAAGGTGGCGGGGGCGGACCTGGGCACCATCGATTCGCTCACCACGCAGATCGAGGTGGCGGTCAAGAACGTTCCCGGCGTGTCGTCGGCGCTGGCGGAGCGGCTCACCGGCGGGCGCTACATCGACGTCGATGTCGACCGGCTCGCAGCGGCGCGCTACGGGCTCTCGGTGGCGGATGTGCAGGCCGTGGTGTCCACGGCCATCGGCGGCGAGAACGTGGGTGAGGTCATCCTGGGCCGCGAGCGCTACCCCATCAACGTGCGCTACCCACGCGAGATCCGCGATTCGCTGGAGCGGCTGCGGCAGTTGCCCTTCGTGACCGACAAGGGCGCGCAGTTGCTGCTCGGCGACGTCGCGCGCATCGCGATCGAAGACGGCCCGCCGATGCTGCGCAGCGAGAACGCGCGGCTCTCGGGCTGGGTCTACGTGGATGTGCGCGGGCGCGACCTGCGCTCCGCCGTCAACGACATGCAGGCGGCGGTCGAGAAGGTGGTGAAGATGCCCGCCGGCTATGCGGTGTCGTGGTCCGGCCAGTTCGAATACCTGGAGCGTGCGACCGAGCGGCTGAAGCTGGTGGTCCCGGCCACGCTGGCGGTCATCTTCGTGCTGCTGTACCTGCTGTTCCGCTCATTCGCCGATGCGGCCCTGGTGATGGCGGCGGTGCCGTTCTCGCTCGTCGGCGGTTTCTGGCTCATCTGGGCGCTGGGCCACTCGATCTCGGTCGCGACGGCGGTGGGCTTCATCGCGCTGGCGGGCGTGGCGGCCGAGTTCGGCGTGGTGATGCTGATCTACCTGAAGAATGCGCTGGCACGGCGCCTGGACGCCGGGGAGCCGATGAACGACGACACCTTGTTGGCAGCGATCCGCGAAGGCGCGGTGCTGCGCGTGCGGCCCAAGGCCATGACCGTGGCCGTTGTGATGGCGGGGCTGCTGCCCATCCTGTGGGGCAGCGGCACCGGCTCGGAGGTGATGACCCGCATTGCCGCGCCCATGGTGGGCGGCATGGTCACCGCGCCGCTGCTCAGCATGCTCGTCGTGCCCGCGGCCTGGTATCTGCTGCGCCGTCGCGGCCACGCGGAGCGCGCCTCGGCTTTGACGGGAACAAGGTGTGGAGAAACTGGCTAG
- the cobA gene encoding uroporphyrinogen-III C-methyltransferase, giving the protein MNHALPLITGRCTLVGAGPGDPELLTVKAVKAIQAATVLLVDDLVNDAVLQAYARPGARIVHVGKRGGCKSTPQAFIERLMITAVREGETVVRLKGGDPFIFGRGGEEVEHLREAGIECTVVNGITAGLAAVTSLGVPLTHRDHAQGVVFVTGHAKTGAGAAEDPTDWRALAATAHNARLTLVIYMGVSGAGHIERELLHGLPGDTPVAVVQHASLPHQRHLVATLQGLQARIADAGLVSPAVIVVGDVLQGLAAAALQPGDAGRFGT; this is encoded by the coding sequence ATGAACCACGCACTTCCCCTCATCACCGGCCGCTGCACGCTGGTGGGCGCCGGCCCCGGCGACCCCGAGCTGCTGACGGTCAAGGCCGTCAAGGCGATCCAGGCCGCCACGGTGCTGCTGGTCGACGACCTCGTGAACGACGCCGTGCTCCAGGCCTATGCCCGGCCCGGCGCGCGCATCGTGCATGTGGGCAAGCGCGGCGGCTGCAAGAGCACGCCGCAGGCGTTCATCGAGCGCCTCATGATCACGGCCGTGCGCGAGGGCGAGACCGTGGTGCGCCTCAAGGGCGGCGACCCGTTCATCTTCGGGCGCGGCGGCGAAGAGGTGGAGCACCTGCGCGAAGCCGGCATCGAATGCACCGTGGTCAACGGCATCACCGCCGGCCTGGCCGCCGTGACCTCGCTGGGCGTGCCGCTCACCCACCGCGACCACGCGCAGGGCGTGGTGTTCGTCACCGGCCACGCCAAGACAGGCGCCGGCGCGGCCGAAGACCCGACCGACTGGCGCGCGCTGGCCGCCACGGCGCACAACGCCCGCCTCACGCTGGTGATCTACATGGGCGTCTCGGGCGCCGGCCATATCGAGCGCGAACTGCTGCACGGCCTGCCGGGCGACACGCCCGTGGCCGTGGTGCAGCACGCAAGCCTGCCGCACCAGCGCCACCTCGTGGCCACGCTGCAGGGTCTGCAGGCCCGCATCGCCGATGCCGGGCTGGTCAGTCCGGCGGTGATCGTGGTGGGCGATGTGCTGCAGGGGCTGGCCGCAGCCGCGCTGCAGCCGGGCGACGCCGGCCGGTTCGGTACCTAG
- the ybiB gene encoding DNA-binding protein YbiB, with the protein MGISHYIKEIGRGARGARPLTREQACDLFGQVLDGTVTDLEIGGFCLAMRIKGETPEEMAGFLDATHARLNPVTTRGGPLIALPSYNGARKLPVLTPLLALLLAREGLAVLVHGSASETSRVLASNVLSALDMPPMTTLTPLAAGQVGFAPTELLNPALKRLLDVRRVVGLRNPGHSVVKLMRPTTGPCVVVASYTHPEYARTMGETFELTGMTALLSRGLEGEVVSDPRRTAQIDGFVRGVRSELQAQAAGTTADVPGLPKEIDVATTAEYTRRVLAGELPVPEAIATQVRHITELASHA; encoded by the coding sequence ATGGGAATCAGCCACTACATCAAGGAAATCGGCCGCGGCGCGCGAGGCGCCCGTCCGCTCACGCGCGAGCAGGCCTGCGACCTGTTCGGTCAGGTGCTGGACGGCACGGTCACCGACCTGGAAATCGGCGGCTTCTGCCTCGCGATGCGCATCAAGGGCGAGACGCCCGAGGAGATGGCCGGCTTTCTCGACGCCACGCACGCGCGGCTGAACCCCGTGACGACCCGCGGCGGCCCGCTGATCGCACTGCCCAGCTACAACGGCGCGCGCAAGCTGCCGGTGCTCACGCCGCTCCTGGCGCTGCTGCTGGCGCGCGAAGGCCTGGCGGTGCTGGTGCATGGCAGCGCGAGCGAAACCTCGCGCGTACTGGCATCGAACGTGCTTTCAGCCCTGGACATGCCCCCCATGACCACGCTCACCCCGCTCGCCGCCGGCCAGGTGGGCTTTGCCCCGACCGAGCTGCTGAACCCCGCGCTCAAGCGCCTGCTCGACGTGCGCCGCGTGGTGGGCCTGCGCAACCCCGGCCACAGCGTGGTCAAGCTGATGCGCCCGACCACCGGCCCCTGCGTGGTGGTGGCCAGCTACACGCACCCCGAATACGCCCGCACGATGGGCGAGACCTTCGAGCTCACGGGCATGACCGCCCTGCTCTCGCGCGGCCTCGAAGGCGAAGTGGTGTCCGACCCGCGCCGCACCGCGCAGATCGACGGCTTCGTGCGCGGCGTGCGCAGCGAACTCCAGGCCCAGGCTGCCGGCACCACCGCCGACGTGCCCGGGTTGCCGAAAGAAATCGACGTCGCCACCACGGCCGAGTACACGCGACGCGTGCTGGCCGGCGAGCTTCCCGTGCCCGAAGCCATCGCGACGCAAGTCAGGCACATCACCGAACTGGCCTCCCACGCATGA
- a CDS encoding nitrate reductase yields the protein MRETKSTCPYCGVGCGVVIESAGDQITGVRGDPDHPANFGRLCSKGSTLHLTASATVTRQTRLLQPMQRAVRGEAPAVVGWDTALDHAAGKFAQVVRDHGPDAVGFYVSGQLLTEDYYVFNKLAKGLVGTNNIDTNSRLCMSSAVAGYKQTLGADAPPACYDDLKHAECLFIVGSNTAWAHPILFRRIEDAKAANPALKIVVADPRRTDTVEIADLFLPIQPGTDVMLFHGMLHLMLWEGWTDTAYIAARTNGFDALKATVRDCTPDTVAQICGIPKDDLLAAARMFATSPATLSLYCQGLNQSSSGTAKNAALINLHLATGQIGKPGAGPFSLTGQPNAMGGREVGGLANLLSAHRDLANPDHRAEVAALWGLDREGRSVPEKPGKTAVEMFQAAADGEIRALWIACTNPAQSMPDQATVRRALERAEFVVVQEAFATTATCAFADLLLPATTWGEKEGTVTNSERRISRVRPAVAAPGEARNDWSIAVAFAQRLERQLGRSFTLFPYDNAESVWNEHRESTRGRDLDITGLSYAMLERAGPQQWPLKEGDRTGRVRLYEDGVFPTPDGRARFVDTPYKPVAEAREARFPFSLNTGRLRDQWHGMSRTGTVGKLFGHVAEPMVQMNAQDMARRQIAEGDLVHLTSKRGSILLPARASAEIGLSQAFVAMHWGEEYLSGCSSTGTRLAGINALTTPAYCPTSKQPELKHTPVKILKAELPWSLLAMAWLPAGDALTAQRALQPLMALFPFATCVPFASNAPGEEERSGVLFRAAAHDAPDAALVDKIEALLGLQTADTLRYADHRRGQRRAARLVRRADGSAGLEAFLLGGDTSAEAWIATLLREELPAQSYGRLLLSPGARAPVAVQSRGKPVCACFNVTDRAIEAELGRCIGSPDERLAALQGALKCGTNCGSCIPELKRMVRAAPVETEATL from the coding sequence CTGCGGGAAACGAAATCCACCTGCCCGTACTGCGGCGTCGGCTGCGGCGTCGTCATCGAATCCGCCGGCGACCAGATCACCGGCGTGCGCGGCGATCCCGACCATCCCGCCAACTTCGGCCGCCTGTGCAGCAAGGGCTCGACCCTGCACCTCACGGCCAGCGCGACCGTCACGCGCCAGACGCGCTTGCTGCAGCCGATGCAGCGCGCGGTGCGCGGCGAAGCGCCTGCAGTCGTCGGCTGGGACACCGCGCTCGACCACGCCGCCGGAAAGTTCGCGCAAGTGGTGCGCGACCACGGCCCCGACGCGGTCGGCTTCTACGTGTCGGGTCAGCTGCTCACCGAGGACTACTACGTCTTCAACAAGCTGGCCAAGGGCCTGGTCGGCACCAACAACATCGACACCAACTCGCGCCTGTGCATGAGCAGCGCGGTCGCGGGCTACAAGCAGACGCTGGGCGCCGACGCGCCGCCGGCCTGCTACGACGACCTGAAGCACGCCGAGTGCCTGTTCATCGTGGGCAGCAACACGGCGTGGGCACACCCCATCCTGTTCCGGCGCATCGAGGACGCGAAGGCCGCGAACCCGGCGCTGAAGATCGTCGTGGCCGACCCGCGCCGCACCGACACGGTCGAGATCGCCGACCTGTTCCTGCCGATCCAGCCCGGCACCGACGTGATGCTGTTCCACGGCATGCTGCACCTGATGCTGTGGGAAGGCTGGACCGACACCGCCTACATCGCGGCCCGCACCAACGGCTTCGACGCACTGAAGGCCACCGTGCGCGACTGCACGCCCGACACGGTCGCGCAGATCTGCGGCATTCCGAAGGACGACCTGCTCGCGGCGGCGCGGATGTTCGCCACCTCGCCCGCCACGCTGAGCCTGTATTGCCAGGGCCTGAACCAGTCGTCCAGCGGCACGGCGAAAAACGCCGCGCTCATCAACCTGCACCTGGCCACGGGCCAGATCGGCAAGCCCGGCGCGGGCCCGTTCTCTCTCACGGGCCAGCCCAATGCAATGGGCGGACGCGAGGTGGGCGGCCTGGCCAACCTGCTGAGCGCGCACCGCGACCTGGCGAACCCGGACCACCGCGCCGAAGTGGCCGCGCTGTGGGGCCTGGATCGTGAAGGACGCTCGGTGCCCGAGAAGCCCGGCAAGACGGCCGTGGAAATGTTCCAGGCCGCGGCCGACGGCGAGATCCGCGCACTGTGGATCGCCTGCACCAACCCCGCCCAGTCGATGCCCGACCAGGCCACGGTGCGCCGCGCACTCGAACGCGCCGAGTTCGTCGTGGTGCAGGAAGCCTTCGCCACCACCGCCACCTGCGCCTTCGCCGACCTGCTGCTGCCCGCCACCACCTGGGGCGAGAAGGAAGGCACCGTGACCAACAGCGAGCGCCGCATCTCGCGCGTGCGCCCCGCCGTGGCCGCACCGGGCGAGGCGCGCAACGACTGGTCGATCGCCGTGGCCTTCGCGCAGCGGCTCGAACGGCAGTTGGGCCGCAGCTTCACGCTGTTCCCTTACGACAACGCCGAATCGGTCTGGAACGAGCACCGCGAATCCACGCGCGGGCGCGACCTCGACATCACCGGCCTGAGCTACGCGATGCTCGAGCGCGCCGGCCCGCAGCAATGGCCGCTGAAGGAAGGCGACCGCACCGGCCGCGTGCGCCTGTACGAAGACGGCGTGTTCCCCACGCCCGACGGCCGCGCGCGCTTTGTCGACACGCCCTACAAGCCCGTGGCCGAGGCGCGCGAGGCACGCTTTCCCTTCTCGCTCAACACCGGCCGGCTGCGCGACCAGTGGCACGGCATGAGCCGCACCGGCACGGTCGGCAAGCTGTTCGGCCACGTGGCCGAACCCATGGTGCAGATGAACGCGCAGGACATGGCGCGCCGCCAGATCGCCGAGGGCGACCTGGTGCACCTCACGTCGAAGCGCGGCTCGATCCTGCTGCCCGCGCGCGCCAGCGCCGAGATCGGCCTGAGCCAGGCCTTCGTCGCCATGCATTGGGGCGAGGAATACCTGAGCGGCTGTTCGTCGACCGGCACGCGGCTCGCCGGCATCAACGCGCTGACCACACCGGCCTACTGCCCGACCTCGAAGCAGCCCGAGCTCAAGCACACGCCCGTGAAGATCCTCAAGGCCGAGCTGCCGTGGTCGCTGCTGGCCATGGCCTGGCTGCCCGCCGGCGACGCGCTCACGGCCCAGCGCGCGCTGCAGCCGCTGATGGCGCTGTTTCCCTTTGCCACCTGCGTGCCGTTCGCGAGCAACGCACCGGGCGAAGAAGAGCGCAGCGGCGTGCTTTTTCGCGCCGCCGCGCACGACGCGCCCGACGCCGCGCTGGTCGACAAAATCGAAGCCCTGCTGGGCCTGCAGACCGCCGACACCCTGCGCTACGCCGACCACCGGCGCGGCCAGCGCCGCGCCGCGCGGCTGGTGCGCCGCGCCGACGGCAGCGCCGGGCTCGAAGCCTTTTTGCTGGGCGGCGACACCAGCGCCGAAGCCTGGATCGCCACCCTGCTGCGCGAGGAACTGCCCGCGCAGAGCTACGGCCGCCTGCTGCTGTCGCCGGGCGCCCGCGCGCCGGTGGCCGTGCAGTCGCGCGGCAAGCCGGTGTGCGCCTGCTTCAACGTGACCGACCGCGCCATCGAGGCCGAGCTGGGGCGCTGCATCGGCAGCCCCGACGAGCGGCTGGCGGCGCTGCAGGGGGCGCTGAAATGCGGGACGAACTGCGGGTCGTGCATTCCTGAGCTCAAGCGCATGGTGCGGGCAGCGCCGGTGGAAACGGAGGCGACGTTGTGA
- the nirD gene encoding nitrite reductase small subunit NirD — translation MSDWKAICRLDDIPVLGARRVMRPAGLDVAVFRNAEDQVFALLDRCPHKGGPLSQGIVFGTSVACPLHNWAIGLDDGCARSPDEGCTPKFAVKLENGVVHLDTGELATHALDLERPVAGPKVLSPLPLGEG, via the coding sequence ATGAGCGATTGGAAAGCCATCTGCCGCCTCGACGACATCCCCGTGCTCGGCGCGCGCCGCGTGATGCGGCCCGCCGGCCTGGATGTGGCCGTGTTCCGCAATGCCGAGGACCAGGTCTTTGCACTGCTCGACCGCTGCCCGCACAAGGGCGGCCCGCTGAGCCAGGGCATCGTGTTCGGCACCAGCGTGGCCTGTCCGCTGCACAACTGGGCCATCGGCCTGGACGACGGCTGCGCCCGCTCGCCCGACGAAGGCTGCACGCCGAAGTTCGCGGTGAAGCTGGAAAACGGCGTGGTGCACCTCGACACCGGCGAGCTGGCCACGCACGCACTCGACCTGGAGCGCCCGGTCGCCGGCCCGAAGGTGTTGTCCCCTCTCCCTCTGGGAGAGGGCTAG